In Silene latifolia isolate original U9 population chromosome 3, ASM4854445v1, whole genome shotgun sequence, a single window of DNA contains:
- the LOC141648395 gene encoding putative disease resistance protein RGA4 → MADLGALISIAENVFKLLQSPVLKNMRDWESDLGKLNKSVSFIKDMLLDVEAKPELSRVEQRWVDELNEVLYEADDLFDEVITIAKQKELNAPGAKFSKKVLDKVSRFFSSKNRILVSYNTSQEVKSIQKKLDAIAKDHARYDFKADPQATLKRKEDTCSFLNATHENIIGREDDVKAVVDMLLDPNVEENVGFIVVVGIGGLGKTALAQLVYNHDRVGTRFEKKVWTCVSDQDGKGLDVQEILGDIIESSTNKKPSDVSTMQSIQTKFLEELKNKVYLLILDDVWTEDPNEWSKLSKYLTIGGRGSRVVITTRSEKSAEVISGIAAHSNTYMLKGLSDEYSWHLFVLTAFEQKTEEVNDPELTMIGKKIVKKCANVPLALKVIGALLYGQTHRWESFEKNRLPHIETTKNPIMSILKLSYNNLEPSVKNCFRYCALFPKDFEMNKRKLINLWMAQGYIGDSEDCFLILLKRCFFQDVRRDEIGDIVSLKMHDLIHDLAQEVAGDEIIVANSPPNNLSKKLRHVFIDGDVCTISSFHESNIRICYMNTRVDCDVVKALIANWRCLRSLRLYVPKVENLPESIGELLHLRYLDLSHNKHLRTLPNSIEKLYNLQSLILFRCSSLEEWPKYFCKLVNLRVLDIPSCPAGMPLGIDQLTNLY, encoded by the coding sequence ATGGCTGATTTGGGAGCATTGATCTCCATTGCTGAAAATGTCTTTAAACTCTTACAATCTCCTGTCCTCAAAAACATGAGGGACTGGGAATCCGATCTCGGAAAACTTAACAAATCTGTCTCCTTCATCAAGGACATGCTCCTCGATGTGGAAGCCAAACCTGAGCTCTCCCGTGTAGAACAACGCTGGGTTGACGAGTTGAATGAAGTTCTTTACGAAGCTGATGATCTCTTTGATGAGGTCATCACTATCGCTAAGCAGAAGGAACTCAATGCTCCAGGTGCTAAGTTCTCCAAGAAGGTCTTAGATAAGGTGAGTCGTTTCTTTTCTTCTAAGAATCGTATTCTTGTTAGTTATAATACTTCTCAAGAGGTTAAGAGCATCCAGAAAAAGTTGGATGCTATAGCTAAGGATCATGCTAGATATGACTTTAAGGCTGACCCTCAGGCTACTTTGAAAAGGAAAGAGGACACTTGTTCCTTTTTAAATGCAACCCATGAGAATATAATTGGAAGGGAGGATGATGTGAAAGCGGTTGTAGACATGTTGCTTGACCCTAATGTTGAGGAAAATGTTGGATTTATTGTTGTTGTGGGAATAGGAGGGTTGGGCAAAACCGCTCTTGCTCAACTTGTGTATAATCACGATAGGGTTGGAACTAGATTTGAGAAGAAGGTATGGACATGTGTCTCCGACCAAGATGGAAAAGGATTAGATGTCCAAGAAATATTAGGTGATATTATAGAATCCTCAACAAATAAGAAGCCTAGTGATGTCTCCACTATGCAGTCCATTCAAACAAAATTTCTAGAAGAATTGAAAAATAAGGTTTACTTGCTTATATTAGACGACGTATGGACTGAAGATCCTAATGAGTGGAGTAAGCTGAGCAAATACTTGACAATTGGTGGTAGGGGAAGTAGAGTAGTCATTACTACACGTTCGGAGAAGTCAGCTGAAGTGATATCAGGAATAGCTGCTCACTCTAACACGTATATGTTAAAAGGTTTGTCTGATGAGTATTCGTGGCATTTGTTTGTGCTGACGGCTTTCGAACAAAAAACAGAGGAAGTAAACGACCCTGAATTAACCATGATTGGCAAAAAAATTGTCAAAAAATGTGCCAATGTCCCCCTTGCTTTAAAAGTTATTGGAGCTCTATTATATGGTCAAACACATAGATGGGAATCATTCGAAAAGAACCGACTACCACACATTGAAACTACCAAGAATCCAATTATGTCTATCTTAAAGCTTAGCTACAACAATCTTGAACCCTCCGTGAAAAATTGCTTTAGGTATTGTGCTTTATTCCctaaagattttgaaatgaacaAACGGAAGTTGATTAATCTTTGGATGGCGCAAGGATACATTGGTGATAGTGAGGATTGTTTTTTAATCTTACTAAAACGGTGTTTTTTCCAAGATGTGAGAAGAGATGAAATTGGTGATATCGTATCATTAAAAATGCATGATTTAATTCACGATCTTGCTCAAGAAGTCGCGGGGGACGAGATTATTGTGGCAAATAGTCCGCCAAACAACCTAAGCAAAAAGCTACGCCATGTATTTATTGATGGGGACGTATGCACAATAAGCTCTTTCCATGAAAGTAATATTCGTATCTGTTATATGAATACAAGGGTCGACTGTGACGTGGTGAAAGCTCTAATTGCTAATTGGCGTTGCCTTAGATCGTTACGCTTATATGTGCCAAAAGTCGAAAATTTGCCGGAGTCAATTGGTGAATTGTTACACTTAAGATATCTAGATCTCTCTCACAATAAGCACCTCAGGACACTTCCAAATTCAATTgagaaattatataatttgcagAGTTTAATTTTGTTCCGTTGTTCTAGCTTAGAAGAGTGGCCAAAATATTTTTGCAAATTGGTGAATCTTAGGGTCTTGGATATACCTTCTTGTCCAGCTGGCATGCCTTTGGGTATTGACCAGTTGACTAACCTGTATtga
- the LOC141648394 gene encoding putative disease resistance protein RGA1 isoform X4: MADLGALISIAESVFKLLQSPVLKDMKNWQSDLENLNNSVFFIKDMLLDVEAKPELSRVEQRWVDELNQVLYEADDLFDEVITIAKQKELNAPGAKFSKKVLDKVSRFFSSKNRILLSYKTSQEVKCIQQKLDAITKYHARAKFDVDPQASRYEFKVDTHATLKRKEDTCSFLNATHDNIIGREDDVKAVVDMLLDPNVEENVGFIVVVGIGGLGKTALAQLVYNHDRVGTRFEKKLWVCVSDQDGKELNVKAILANIIESSTNEKPSNVSTMQSMQTKLQEELKNKVYLLILDDVWTEDPNEWEKLSKYLTIGGRGSRVVITTRSEKTAEVVLGKVAHSKKYMLQGLSDENSWRLFVLTAFKRGSDAANDDQLTTIGKKIVKKCSNVPLAIKVLGTLLFGQTQEKWESFEKNRLPHIETTKNPIMSILKLSYNNLEPSVKNCFRYCALFPKDFEMNKRKLISLWMAQGYIDDSEDYFLILLKRCFFQDVRRDDFGDIVSFKMHDLIHDLAQEVAGDEIIVTNSPPNNLSRKLRHLFIDAKAGEINYFHESNIRTCYMNKSVRVQPDVVKTLISRWRYLRSLRLFLPSARNLPESIGDLLHLRYLDLSRNEKLETLPNSITKLFNLQSLILEDCWSLKEWPKDFCKLVNLRLLDINKCWRLTCMPLGIDQLTNLRDLTYFEVGKQCGGQLKDLKFLVNLRGQLKITINKNLVSEKENKWEGGYLEHINNLKAISISFNEEARESNNDAVIEKLQPNGNLMQLRLSGYNGTEIPRWGRAHDDWAVKILPKLVNIQLYNFKLIHGIPLLSNLKHLKSLSLSELNNLEYMEHGAISRGGSRSKDLPFFPSLENLYIEGLTRLKGWWGGVCEGDSSSCMPHWQPPFPRLSIITIVNCPELTSFPPCPALESLRLTSSNKSLRILAGQGPANLDLKLEVKVDSVGYLTTLAARCLTDIVIENDDELKRLSDYEEVFKSSYSSLRKFRIKECKRLTSVSGVLEHLTALDDWAITFPNLVEITLSNCERLDGIPVLSNLKHLKSLTLSGLNNLEYMEISAISRIGSSGSKDIPFFPSLELLHISGLERLRTAED, translated from the coding sequence ATGGCTGATTTGGGAGCATTGATCTCCATTGCTGAATCGGTTTTTAAACTCTTACAATCTCCTGTCCTCAAAGACATGAAAAACTGGCAATCCGATCTGGAAAACCTTAACAACTCTGTCTTCTTCATCAAGGACATGCTCCTCGATGTGGAAGCAAAACCTGAGCTCTCCCGTGTAGAACAACGCTGGGTTGACGAGTTGAATCAAGTTCTTTACGAAGCTGATGATCTCTTTGATGAGGTCATCACTATCGCTAAGCAGAAGGAACTCAATGCTCCAGGTGCTAAGTTCTCCAAGAAGGTCTTGGATAAGGTCAGTCGTTTCTTTTCTTCTAAGAATCGTATTCTTCTTAGTTATAAAACTTCTCAAGAGGTTAAGTGCATCCAGCAAAAATTAGATGCTATAACTAAGTATCATGCTAGGGCTAAGTTTGATGTTGACCCTCAGGCTAGTAGATATGAGTTTAAGGTTGACACTCATGCTACTTTAAAACGGAAAGAGGACACTTGTTCCTTTTTAAATGCAACCCATGATAATATAATTGGAAGGGAGGATGATGTGAAAGCGGTTGTAGACATGTTGCTTGATCCTAATGTTGAGGAAAATGTTGGATTTATTGTTGTTGTGGGAATAGGAGGGTTGGGGAAAACTGCTCTTGCTCAACTTGTGTATAATCATGATAGGGTTGGAACTAGGTTTGAGAAGAAGTTATGGGTATGTGTCTCCGACCAAGATGGAAAAGAATTAAATGTGAAAGCAATTTTAGCTAACATAATAGAATCGTCAACAAATGAAAAGCCTAGTAACGTCTCCACTATGCAGTCCATGCAAACAAAACTTCAAGAAGAATTGAAAAATAAGGTTTACTTGCTTATATTAGACGATGTATGGACTGAAGATCCCAATGAGTGGGAAAAGCTGAGCAAGTACTTGACAATTGGTGGTAGAGGAAGTAGAGTTGTCATTACTACCCGTTCAGAGAAGACAGCTGAAGTGGTATTAGGAAAAGTTGCTCACTCTAAAAAGTATATGTTGCAAGGTTTGTCCGATGAGAATTCCTGGCGTTTGTTTGTGCTGACGGCATTCAAACGAGGATCAGATGCAGCAAACGACGATCAATTAACTACGATTggcaaaaaaattgttaaaaaatgCTCCAATGTTCCCCTTGCTATAAAAGTTCTAGGAACTCTTTTATTTGGTCAAACACAAGAAAAATGGGAATCGTTTGAAAAGAATCGACTACCTCACATTGAAACTACCAAAAATCCAATTATGTCGATCTTAAAGCTGAGCTACAACAACCTCGAGCCTTCTGTTAAAAATTGTTTTAGGTACTGTGCTTTATTCCCTAAGGATTTTGAAATGAACAAACGAAAGTTGATTAGTCTTTGGATGGCACAAGGATATATTGATGATAGTGAGGATTACTTTTTGATTTTACTAAAACGCTGTTTTTTTCAAGATGTTAGAAGAGATGACTTCGGTGATATCGTGTCATTTAAGATGCATGATTTAATTCACGATCTTGCTCAAGAAGTTGCGGGGGACGAGATTATTGTGACAAATAGTCCGCCAAACAACTTAAGCAGAAAGCTTCGCCATTTATTTATTGATGCAAAAGCAGGGGAGATTAACTATTTCCATGAAAGTAATATTCGTACATGTTATATGAATAAAAGCGTTCGCGTCCAGCCAGACGTGGTGAAAACTCTAATATCTAGGTGGCGTTATCTTAGATCGTTACGCTTATTTTTGCCGTCCGCCAGAAATTTGCCGGAGTCAATTGGAGATTTGTTACACTTAAGGTATTTAGATCTCTCTAGAAATGAGAAGCTCGAGACACTCCCAAATTCAATTAcaaaattatttaatttacaGAGTTTGATTTTGGAAGACTGTTGGAGCTTGAAAGAGTGGCCAAAAGATTTTTGCAAATTGGTAAATCTTAGACTCTTGGATATAAATAAGTGTTGGAGGTTGACTTGCATGCCTTTGGGCATTGACCAGTTGACTAATCTACGAGACCTAACCTACTTTGAAGTGGGTAAGCAATGTGGAGGACAGTTGAAAGACTTGAAATTTCTTGTCAATTTAAGGGGTCAACTTAAAATCACGATCAATAAAAACCTGGTAAGTGAGAAGGAAAATAAATGGGAAGGCGGTTATTTGGAGCACATTAACAATCTGAAGGCAATATCAATATCTTTTAATGAGGAAGCTCGTGAATCCAATAATGATGCTGTGATTGAGAAGCTGCAGCCAAATGGAAATCTCATGCAGTTGAGGTTGTCTGGATATAATGGTACTGAAATTCCAAGGTGGGGAAGAGCACATGATGATTGGGCAGTTAAAATTCTTCCTAAACTTGTCAACATCCAGCTTTATAACTTTAAGTTGATACATGGTATCCCATTGTTGAGTAATTTGAAGCATCTGAAATCCTTGTCTCTTTCCGAGTTGAATAATTTGGAGTACATGGAACATGGTGCAATTAGCCGCGGTGGTTCTAGGTCAAAGGATTTACCATTTTTCCCATCCCTTGAGAATCTCTATATTGAAGGTTTGACAAGGTTGAAAGGATGGTGGGGTGGGGTCTGTGAAGGAGATAGCAGCAGCTGCATGCCACATTGGCAACCACCGTTTCCTCGTCTCTCAATTATAACCATCGTCAATTGCCCCGAGTTGACATCTTTTCCTCCTTGTCCAGCCCTAGAATCCCTACGCTTAACGAGCAGCAATAAGTCGTTGCGGATATTAGCCGGTCAAGGACCTGCAAACTTAGACCTCAAATTAGAGGTGAAAGTAGACAGTGTGGGTTATCTCACTACTCTAGCTGCTAGATGTCTTACCGATATCGTGATAGAAAACGATGATGAATTGAAGAGGTTATCGGATTATGAGGAGGTGTTCAAGAGCTCCTATTCTTCCCTACGAAAGTTTAGGATTAAAGAGTGCAAAAGGCTGACGAGTGTTTCAGGAGTGTTGGAACATCTCACTGCGTTGGATGACTGGGCAATTACCTTTCCTAATCTTGTCGAGATTACGCTTAGTAATTGTGAGAGGTTGGATGGAATCCCAGTGTTGAGTAATTTGAAGCATCTCAAAAGTTTGACTCTTTCCGGGTTGAATAATTTGGAATACATGGAGATTAGTGCAATTAGCCGCATTGGTAGTTCTGGGTCAAAGGATATACCCTTTTTCCCATCCCTTGAGCTTCTCCATATTAGTGGTTTGGAAAGGCTGAGAACTGCAGAAGACTAA